One Ooceraea biroi isolate clonal line C1 chromosome 6, Obir_v5.4, whole genome shotgun sequence genomic window carries:
- the LOC105284482 gene encoding prominin-like protein isoform X2, which translates to MYQFACFRGLTRAAAAVPVLLVHVCLASLVLVWCPVSCQESGLTNRMRAISEDLDRQLNEIMASQALSYSTVNTVGLPYNATTKFNPKGMGQLYNVTNMFIDLVQSKQAYPNGMITLVNGAPVFADPLKEWRIIVTHYGGLAGLALIGLLLAAILPCAGLFFCCCRCAGHCGARSQPFDKKHDHCKKIMLSIVLIGVATIILFGVVCAFVTNEYMQEGTKDLPNNAKTSLKDVQLYLNTTKQEIDNLLKTNSEELEVTLNNILQASGKIVTEQLAEYSHAVSLTNLNDIVTGLESIREDLRLMNNITQELRTNASQLDIVVRGVKKNLLHTLAACTTDNCQRVLHDYKVNRMSVQVDFDKYMDRYFPKLPDVTFALHNITVLMESNIVSEVSQGRETFLKIQKDIQHAVNQTIPVVSASIRRACDYLASVANNMTALIDRINVDIDRVYIRHLEVARTNIDQYSPYRYYLGLGISGILLTVLMCLTCGLLCGICGKRPDGYGDDCCNKGSGARFLMMAVWIIFLLTSVLMVITVAHMITGVMAQRGICEPLKNPRDNRMFELVDELVQIKRILYPNNPNADINMSYIVTKCHENETLYNVLNLKNVFDVQSLREYAGRYDINDTIQQLRRKISLSPGVVILKDSARSKLNDLARSGLSDIKFYQYAELLAENITNINLEHLAKQLLEVSAKLPEGQEDIKLSLEKNAHDLEHYHRDLVMPMAQRSELLSVNALMLQENIKFNHSSMADAIHDLVDEVTKAQQFLNKDGPEYVQYLATRFGNAFLQQVDKFLEHVIDSAIDKIGRCAPVSNAYNATLVAGCNKILDPFNGFWASVGWCLILFIPTIVLCVKLSALYQKSDPYPGPLVEAEYLYDAYADRDNIPLAHVHDKKHVSHGRHHPAAYVESYDGPAVGYSERERIPDAHQSTSHHDSRYSDLAPNFTLSWRNREHTAPSKTESHSKIFSVSLESQNWDFPNGGPPRYQPAAGAPPLSTEYERPPPYYYPGPGDRN; encoded by the exons ATGTATCAGTTTGCGTGCTTTCGCGGGTTAACACGGGCCGCCGCGGCGGTTCCGGTGCTTCTCGTACACGTATGTCTCGCGTCGCTCGTGCTCGTGTGGTGCCCGGTGTCGTGCCAGGAGAGCGGCCTGACGAACCGCATGCGAGCGATCAGCGAAGACTTGGACCGGCAGCTGAACGAGATAATGGCCTCGCAAGCTCTCAGCTACTCGACAGTCAACACCGTTGGGCTGCCCTACAACGCCACCACCAAGTTCAACCCGAAGGGCATGGGCCAGCTGTACAACGTAACCAATATGTTCATCGACCTGGTGCAGAGCAAACAGGCGTATCCGAACG GCATGATCACTCTGGTTAATGGTGCGCCGGTTTTCGCGGATCCTCTTAAGGAATGGAGGATTATAGTTACCCATTATGGAGGACTGGCTGGCCTCGCCCTGATTGGACTCCTCCTGGCAGCTATTCTTCCTTGCGCGGGTCTCTTTTTCTGCTGCTGTAGATGCGCAGGACATTGCGGTGCTCGCAGTCAGCCCTTTGACAAAAAACACGATCACTgcaagaagatcatgctcagTATCGTTCTAATCGGAGTCGCCACCATTATACT attCGGCGTGGTATGCGCTTTCGTGACAAATGAATACATGCAGGAAGGAACCAAGGACCTTCCGAATAACGCCAAGACTAGTCTGAAAGACGTCCAGCTCTACTTAAACACTACAAAGCAAGAGATTGACAATTTGCTCAAGACAAACTCGGAGGAGCTGGAAGTTACGCTCAACAATATTCTGCAGGCCAGCGGTAAAATCGTCACAGAACAGTTGGCGGAATACTCGCACGCCGTCTCCTTAACAAATTTGAACGATATAGTTACCGGCTTGGAGTCGATCAGGGAGGATTTAAGACTGATGAATAACATAACGCAGGAATTACGAACAAACGCCAGTCAATTGGATATTG TTGTTCGAGGCGTCAAGAAAAATCTTCTTCATACTTTGGCTGCGTGTACAACCGATAATTGCCAGCGCGTTCTACATGACTACAAAGTGAATCGGATGTCGGTACAAGTAGATTTTGATAAG TACATGGATCGTTACTTCCCAAAG CTGCCGGATGTTACGTTCGCGTTACATAACATCACCGTGCTCATGGAAAGTAATATAGTATCAGAAGTGAGTCAAGGTAGAGAGACGTTTCTGAAGATTCAAAAGGATATCCAGCACGCTGTTAATCAAACGATTCCCGTCGTGAGTGCGAGTATACGACGAGCTTGTGACTACCTGGCAAGCGTCGCCAATAATATGACTGCCCTAATCGACAGGATAAATGTCGATATAGATAGAGTTTATATTCGACATCTAGAAGTTGCCCGCACCAATATAGATCAGTATTCACCTTACAG ATACTATCTTGGTCTTGGTATATCTGGTATTCTTCTAACTGTCTTAATGTGTTTGACGTGTGGCCTTCTCTGCGGTATTTGTGGAAAGCGCCCGGACGGCTATGGAGACGATTGCTGTAATAAAGGATCAGGTGCACGGTTTCTCATGAT GGCTGTGTGGATCATCTTCCTTTTGACAAGTGTTCTGATGGTTATAACCGTTGCTCATATGATAACCGGTGTTATGGCACAACGCGGTATCTGCGAGCCTTTAAAGAATCCGAGAGACAACAGAATGTTTGAGTTGGTGGACGAGCTTGTGCAAATCAAAAGAATACTTTATCCAAATAATCCGAATGCGGACATCAATATGAGTTATATCGTTAC CAAGTGCCACGAAAACGAGACGCTTTACAACGTgctaaatttgaaaaatgtgtttGACGTTCAAAGTTTGCGCGAGTATGCCGGACGTTACGATATCAATGACACGATCCAACAGCTGCGTCGCAAGATTAGTCTCTCTCCCGGTGTGGTAATTTTGAAGGACAGTGCGAGATCCAAGCTGAATGACCTGGCGCGGAGCGGTCTCAGCGATATCAAGTTCTATCAGTACGCCGAGCTGCTTGCCGAAAACATCACGAATATTAACTTGGAGCACCTTGCCAAACAGCTACTGGAAGTTTCCGCTAAATTGCCGGAGGGACAGGAAGATATAAAACTGAGtctcgagaaaaacgcgcATGACTTGGAACATTATCATAGAGACTTGGTCATGCCGATGGCACAGCGTAGCGAGTTATTGAGTGTAAACGCATTGATGCTTCAAGAGAACATCAAGTTTAATCATAGTTCAATGGCAGACGCTATTCATGATTTAGTGGATGAAGTCACTAAGGCGCAGCAATTCTTGAATAAAGACGGGCCAGAGTATGTTCAATAC CTTGCAACCAGATTTGGCAATGCATTTTTGCAACAAGTGGATAAATTCCTGGAGCACGTGATCGATTCCGCGATTGACAAGATTGGAAGGTGCGCTCCCGTCTCGAATGCTTACAATGCCACTCTCGTGGCAGGATGTAACAAGATTCTGGATCCATTC aatGGCTTCTGGGCGAGCGTCGGTTGGTGCCTGATCCTATTCATACCGACGATAGTGCTCTGCGTGAAACTGAGTGCCCTGTACCAAAAGTCAGATCCGTATCCAGGACCTCTTGTCGAGGC TGAATATTTGTATGACGCATACGCAGACAGGGATAACATACCCCTTGCTCA CGTTCATGACAAGAAGCACGTTTCTCATGGCAGACATCATCCCGCGGCTTATGTCGAGAGTTACGACGGCCCGGCGGTAGGATATAGCGAGCGCGAGAGGATCCCTGACGCCCATCAGAGTACGTCGCATCATGACTCGAGATATTCCGACTTGGCGCCGAA TTTCACCCTATCGTGGCGAAACCGCGAACATACCGCCCCTTCCAAAACAGAATCTCACAGTAAAATCTTTAGCGTATCACTAGAGTCGCA AAATTGGGATTTCCCCAACGGTGGTCCGCCAAGGTATCAACCAGCTGCCGGAGCTCCGCCTTTAAGCACTGAATATGAACGACCACCGCCTTATTACTATCCTGGACCAGG gGATAGAAATTAG
- the LOC105284482 gene encoding prominin-like protein isoform X1, which yields MYQFACFRGLTRAAAAVPVLLVHVCLASLVLVWCPVSCQESGLTNRMRAISEDLDRQLNEIMASQALSYSTVNTVGLPYNATTKFNPKGMGQLYNVTNMFIDLVQSKQAYPNGMITLVNGAPVFADPLKEWRIIVTHYGGLAGLALIGLLLAAILPCAGLFFCCCRCAGHCGARSQPFDKKHDHCKKIMLSIVLIGVATIILFGVVCAFVTNEYMQEGTKDLPNNAKTSLKDVQLYLNTTKQEIDNLLKTNSEELEVTLNNILQASGKIVTEQLAEYSHAVSLTNLNDIVTGLESIREDLRLMNNITQELRTNASQLDIVVRGVKKNLLHTLAACTTDNCQRVLHDYKVNRMSVQVDFDKYMDRYFPKLLASLPDVTFALHNITVLMESNIVSEVSQGRETFLKIQKDIQHAVNQTIPVVSASIRRACDYLASVANNMTALIDRINVDIDRVYIRHLEVARTNIDQYSPYRYYLGLGISGILLTVLMCLTCGLLCGICGKRPDGYGDDCCNKGSGARFLMMAVWIIFLLTSVLMVITVAHMITGVMAQRGICEPLKNPRDNRMFELVDELVQIKRILYPNNPNADINMSYIVTKCHENETLYNVLNLKNVFDVQSLREYAGRYDINDTIQQLRRKISLSPGVVILKDSARSKLNDLARSGLSDIKFYQYAELLAENITNINLEHLAKQLLEVSAKLPEGQEDIKLSLEKNAHDLEHYHRDLVMPMAQRSELLSVNALMLQENIKFNHSSMADAIHDLVDEVTKAQQFLNKDGPEYVQYLATRFGNAFLQQVDKFLEHVIDSAIDKIGRCAPVSNAYNATLVAGCNKILDPFNGFWASVGWCLILFIPTIVLCVKLSALYQKSDPYPGPLVEAEYLYDAYADRDNIPLAHVHDKKHVSHGRHHPAAYVESYDGPAVGYSERERIPDAHQSTSHHDSRYSDLAPNFTLSWRNREHTAPSKTESHSKIFSVSLESQNWDFPNGGPPRYQPAAGAPPLSTEYERPPPYYYPGPGDRN from the exons ATGTATCAGTTTGCGTGCTTTCGCGGGTTAACACGGGCCGCCGCGGCGGTTCCGGTGCTTCTCGTACACGTATGTCTCGCGTCGCTCGTGCTCGTGTGGTGCCCGGTGTCGTGCCAGGAGAGCGGCCTGACGAACCGCATGCGAGCGATCAGCGAAGACTTGGACCGGCAGCTGAACGAGATAATGGCCTCGCAAGCTCTCAGCTACTCGACAGTCAACACCGTTGGGCTGCCCTACAACGCCACCACCAAGTTCAACCCGAAGGGCATGGGCCAGCTGTACAACGTAACCAATATGTTCATCGACCTGGTGCAGAGCAAACAGGCGTATCCGAACG GCATGATCACTCTGGTTAATGGTGCGCCGGTTTTCGCGGATCCTCTTAAGGAATGGAGGATTATAGTTACCCATTATGGAGGACTGGCTGGCCTCGCCCTGATTGGACTCCTCCTGGCAGCTATTCTTCCTTGCGCGGGTCTCTTTTTCTGCTGCTGTAGATGCGCAGGACATTGCGGTGCTCGCAGTCAGCCCTTTGACAAAAAACACGATCACTgcaagaagatcatgctcagTATCGTTCTAATCGGAGTCGCCACCATTATACT attCGGCGTGGTATGCGCTTTCGTGACAAATGAATACATGCAGGAAGGAACCAAGGACCTTCCGAATAACGCCAAGACTAGTCTGAAAGACGTCCAGCTCTACTTAAACACTACAAAGCAAGAGATTGACAATTTGCTCAAGACAAACTCGGAGGAGCTGGAAGTTACGCTCAACAATATTCTGCAGGCCAGCGGTAAAATCGTCACAGAACAGTTGGCGGAATACTCGCACGCCGTCTCCTTAACAAATTTGAACGATATAGTTACCGGCTTGGAGTCGATCAGGGAGGATTTAAGACTGATGAATAACATAACGCAGGAATTACGAACAAACGCCAGTCAATTGGATATTG TTGTTCGAGGCGTCAAGAAAAATCTTCTTCATACTTTGGCTGCGTGTACAACCGATAATTGCCAGCGCGTTCTACATGACTACAAAGTGAATCGGATGTCGGTACAAGTAGATTTTGATAAG TACATGGATCGTTACTTCCCAAAG CTTCTAGCATCT CTGCCGGATGTTACGTTCGCGTTACATAACATCACCGTGCTCATGGAAAGTAATATAGTATCAGAAGTGAGTCAAGGTAGAGAGACGTTTCTGAAGATTCAAAAGGATATCCAGCACGCTGTTAATCAAACGATTCCCGTCGTGAGTGCGAGTATACGACGAGCTTGTGACTACCTGGCAAGCGTCGCCAATAATATGACTGCCCTAATCGACAGGATAAATGTCGATATAGATAGAGTTTATATTCGACATCTAGAAGTTGCCCGCACCAATATAGATCAGTATTCACCTTACAG ATACTATCTTGGTCTTGGTATATCTGGTATTCTTCTAACTGTCTTAATGTGTTTGACGTGTGGCCTTCTCTGCGGTATTTGTGGAAAGCGCCCGGACGGCTATGGAGACGATTGCTGTAATAAAGGATCAGGTGCACGGTTTCTCATGAT GGCTGTGTGGATCATCTTCCTTTTGACAAGTGTTCTGATGGTTATAACCGTTGCTCATATGATAACCGGTGTTATGGCACAACGCGGTATCTGCGAGCCTTTAAAGAATCCGAGAGACAACAGAATGTTTGAGTTGGTGGACGAGCTTGTGCAAATCAAAAGAATACTTTATCCAAATAATCCGAATGCGGACATCAATATGAGTTATATCGTTAC CAAGTGCCACGAAAACGAGACGCTTTACAACGTgctaaatttgaaaaatgtgtttGACGTTCAAAGTTTGCGCGAGTATGCCGGACGTTACGATATCAATGACACGATCCAACAGCTGCGTCGCAAGATTAGTCTCTCTCCCGGTGTGGTAATTTTGAAGGACAGTGCGAGATCCAAGCTGAATGACCTGGCGCGGAGCGGTCTCAGCGATATCAAGTTCTATCAGTACGCCGAGCTGCTTGCCGAAAACATCACGAATATTAACTTGGAGCACCTTGCCAAACAGCTACTGGAAGTTTCCGCTAAATTGCCGGAGGGACAGGAAGATATAAAACTGAGtctcgagaaaaacgcgcATGACTTGGAACATTATCATAGAGACTTGGTCATGCCGATGGCACAGCGTAGCGAGTTATTGAGTGTAAACGCATTGATGCTTCAAGAGAACATCAAGTTTAATCATAGTTCAATGGCAGACGCTATTCATGATTTAGTGGATGAAGTCACTAAGGCGCAGCAATTCTTGAATAAAGACGGGCCAGAGTATGTTCAATAC CTTGCAACCAGATTTGGCAATGCATTTTTGCAACAAGTGGATAAATTCCTGGAGCACGTGATCGATTCCGCGATTGACAAGATTGGAAGGTGCGCTCCCGTCTCGAATGCTTACAATGCCACTCTCGTGGCAGGATGTAACAAGATTCTGGATCCATTC aatGGCTTCTGGGCGAGCGTCGGTTGGTGCCTGATCCTATTCATACCGACGATAGTGCTCTGCGTGAAACTGAGTGCCCTGTACCAAAAGTCAGATCCGTATCCAGGACCTCTTGTCGAGGC TGAATATTTGTATGACGCATACGCAGACAGGGATAACATACCCCTTGCTCA CGTTCATGACAAGAAGCACGTTTCTCATGGCAGACATCATCCCGCGGCTTATGTCGAGAGTTACGACGGCCCGGCGGTAGGATATAGCGAGCGCGAGAGGATCCCTGACGCCCATCAGAGTACGTCGCATCATGACTCGAGATATTCCGACTTGGCGCCGAA TTTCACCCTATCGTGGCGAAACCGCGAACATACCGCCCCTTCCAAAACAGAATCTCACAGTAAAATCTTTAGCGTATCACTAGAGTCGCA AAATTGGGATTTCCCCAACGGTGGTCCGCCAAGGTATCAACCAGCTGCCGGAGCTCCGCCTTTAAGCACTGAATATGAACGACCACCGCCTTATTACTATCCTGGACCAGG gGATAGAAATTAG
- the LOC105284482 gene encoding prominin-like protein isoform X3: MYQFACFRGLTRAAAAVPVLLVHVCLASLVLVWCPVSCQESGLTNRMRAISEDLDRQLNEIMASQALSYSTVNTVGLPYNATTKFNPKGMGQLYNVTNMFIDLVQSKQAYPNGMITLVNGAPVFADPLKEWRIIVTHYGGLAGLALIGLLLAAILPCAGLFFCCCRCAGHCGARSQPFDKKHDHCKKIMLSIVLIGVATIILFGVVCAFVTNEYMQEGTKDLPNNAKTSLKDVQLYLNTTKQEIDNLLKTNSEELEVTLNNILQASGKIVTEQLAEYSHAVSLTNLNDIVTGLESIREDLRLMNNITQELRTNASQLDIVVRGVKKNLLHTLAACTTDNCQRVLHDYKVNRMSVQVDFDKYMDRYFPKLLASLPDVTFALHNITVLMESNIVSEVSQGRETFLKIQKDIQHAVNQTIPVVSASIRRACDYLASVANNMTALIDRINVDIDRVYIRHLEVARTNIDQYSPYRYYLGLGISGILLTVLMCLTCGLLCGICGKRPDGYGDDCCNKGSGARFLMMAVWIIFLLTSVLMVITVAHMITGVMAQRGICEPLKNPRDNRMFELVDELVQIKRILYPNNPNADINMSYIVTKCHENETLYNVLNLKNVFDVQSLREYAGRYDINDTIQQLRRKISLSPGVVILKDSARSKLNDLARSGLSDIKFYQYAELLAENITNINLEHLAKQLLEVSAKLPEGQEDIKLSLEKNAHDLEHYHRDLVMPMAQRSELLSVNALMLQENIKFNHSSMADAIHDLVDEVTKAQQFLNKDGPEYVQYLATRFGNAFLQQVDKFLEHVIDSAIDKIGRCAPVSNAYNATLVAGCNKILDPFNGFWASVGWCLILFIPTIVLCVKLSALYQKSDPYPGPLVEAEYLYDAYADRDNIPLAHVHDKKHVSHGRHHPAAYVESYDGPAVGYSERERIPDAHQSTSHHDSRYSDLAPKNWDFPNGGPPRYQPAAGAPPLSTEYERPPPYYYPGPGDRN, translated from the exons ATGTATCAGTTTGCGTGCTTTCGCGGGTTAACACGGGCCGCCGCGGCGGTTCCGGTGCTTCTCGTACACGTATGTCTCGCGTCGCTCGTGCTCGTGTGGTGCCCGGTGTCGTGCCAGGAGAGCGGCCTGACGAACCGCATGCGAGCGATCAGCGAAGACTTGGACCGGCAGCTGAACGAGATAATGGCCTCGCAAGCTCTCAGCTACTCGACAGTCAACACCGTTGGGCTGCCCTACAACGCCACCACCAAGTTCAACCCGAAGGGCATGGGCCAGCTGTACAACGTAACCAATATGTTCATCGACCTGGTGCAGAGCAAACAGGCGTATCCGAACG GCATGATCACTCTGGTTAATGGTGCGCCGGTTTTCGCGGATCCTCTTAAGGAATGGAGGATTATAGTTACCCATTATGGAGGACTGGCTGGCCTCGCCCTGATTGGACTCCTCCTGGCAGCTATTCTTCCTTGCGCGGGTCTCTTTTTCTGCTGCTGTAGATGCGCAGGACATTGCGGTGCTCGCAGTCAGCCCTTTGACAAAAAACACGATCACTgcaagaagatcatgctcagTATCGTTCTAATCGGAGTCGCCACCATTATACT attCGGCGTGGTATGCGCTTTCGTGACAAATGAATACATGCAGGAAGGAACCAAGGACCTTCCGAATAACGCCAAGACTAGTCTGAAAGACGTCCAGCTCTACTTAAACACTACAAAGCAAGAGATTGACAATTTGCTCAAGACAAACTCGGAGGAGCTGGAAGTTACGCTCAACAATATTCTGCAGGCCAGCGGTAAAATCGTCACAGAACAGTTGGCGGAATACTCGCACGCCGTCTCCTTAACAAATTTGAACGATATAGTTACCGGCTTGGAGTCGATCAGGGAGGATTTAAGACTGATGAATAACATAACGCAGGAATTACGAACAAACGCCAGTCAATTGGATATTG TTGTTCGAGGCGTCAAGAAAAATCTTCTTCATACTTTGGCTGCGTGTACAACCGATAATTGCCAGCGCGTTCTACATGACTACAAAGTGAATCGGATGTCGGTACAAGTAGATTTTGATAAG TACATGGATCGTTACTTCCCAAAG CTTCTAGCATCT CTGCCGGATGTTACGTTCGCGTTACATAACATCACCGTGCTCATGGAAAGTAATATAGTATCAGAAGTGAGTCAAGGTAGAGAGACGTTTCTGAAGATTCAAAAGGATATCCAGCACGCTGTTAATCAAACGATTCCCGTCGTGAGTGCGAGTATACGACGAGCTTGTGACTACCTGGCAAGCGTCGCCAATAATATGACTGCCCTAATCGACAGGATAAATGTCGATATAGATAGAGTTTATATTCGACATCTAGAAGTTGCCCGCACCAATATAGATCAGTATTCACCTTACAG ATACTATCTTGGTCTTGGTATATCTGGTATTCTTCTAACTGTCTTAATGTGTTTGACGTGTGGCCTTCTCTGCGGTATTTGTGGAAAGCGCCCGGACGGCTATGGAGACGATTGCTGTAATAAAGGATCAGGTGCACGGTTTCTCATGAT GGCTGTGTGGATCATCTTCCTTTTGACAAGTGTTCTGATGGTTATAACCGTTGCTCATATGATAACCGGTGTTATGGCACAACGCGGTATCTGCGAGCCTTTAAAGAATCCGAGAGACAACAGAATGTTTGAGTTGGTGGACGAGCTTGTGCAAATCAAAAGAATACTTTATCCAAATAATCCGAATGCGGACATCAATATGAGTTATATCGTTAC CAAGTGCCACGAAAACGAGACGCTTTACAACGTgctaaatttgaaaaatgtgtttGACGTTCAAAGTTTGCGCGAGTATGCCGGACGTTACGATATCAATGACACGATCCAACAGCTGCGTCGCAAGATTAGTCTCTCTCCCGGTGTGGTAATTTTGAAGGACAGTGCGAGATCCAAGCTGAATGACCTGGCGCGGAGCGGTCTCAGCGATATCAAGTTCTATCAGTACGCCGAGCTGCTTGCCGAAAACATCACGAATATTAACTTGGAGCACCTTGCCAAACAGCTACTGGAAGTTTCCGCTAAATTGCCGGAGGGACAGGAAGATATAAAACTGAGtctcgagaaaaacgcgcATGACTTGGAACATTATCATAGAGACTTGGTCATGCCGATGGCACAGCGTAGCGAGTTATTGAGTGTAAACGCATTGATGCTTCAAGAGAACATCAAGTTTAATCATAGTTCAATGGCAGACGCTATTCATGATTTAGTGGATGAAGTCACTAAGGCGCAGCAATTCTTGAATAAAGACGGGCCAGAGTATGTTCAATAC CTTGCAACCAGATTTGGCAATGCATTTTTGCAACAAGTGGATAAATTCCTGGAGCACGTGATCGATTCCGCGATTGACAAGATTGGAAGGTGCGCTCCCGTCTCGAATGCTTACAATGCCACTCTCGTGGCAGGATGTAACAAGATTCTGGATCCATTC aatGGCTTCTGGGCGAGCGTCGGTTGGTGCCTGATCCTATTCATACCGACGATAGTGCTCTGCGTGAAACTGAGTGCCCTGTACCAAAAGTCAGATCCGTATCCAGGACCTCTTGTCGAGGC TGAATATTTGTATGACGCATACGCAGACAGGGATAACATACCCCTTGCTCA CGTTCATGACAAGAAGCACGTTTCTCATGGCAGACATCATCCCGCGGCTTATGTCGAGAGTTACGACGGCCCGGCGGTAGGATATAGCGAGCGCGAGAGGATCCCTGACGCCCATCAGAGTACGTCGCATCATGACTCGAGATATTCCGACTTGGCGCCGAA AAATTGGGATTTCCCCAACGGTGGTCCGCCAAGGTATCAACCAGCTGCCGGAGCTCCGCCTTTAAGCACTGAATATGAACGACCACCGCCTTATTACTATCCTGGACCAGG gGATAGAAATTAG